A single genomic interval of Labeo rohita strain BAU-BD-2019 chromosome 13, IGBB_LRoh.1.0, whole genome shotgun sequence harbors:
- the si:ch1073-126c3.2 gene encoding uncharacterized protein si:ch1073-126c3.2 isoform X2 produces MSRTWKQHCLLFAFLLTTVHGNNPSCSTSEFTYEQIDKWLQATKNCLETVSNTWTPYQSANIFNQLQTLTDIIQEQQNKELRRLLPANCSAPAVPEDGGLLCVSVKNKTYCKPMCNAGYDFNFLRRSRLFEECSSATKHKWTTQFIGGNRLAICNKSRIAVSGAPSAYFPEGQNCHKTKSDEQLMKNITSIFQSELVMAGITQPLESSILLCGYKKH; encoded by the exons ATGAGTAGAACATGGAAGCAGCATTGCTTGCTCTTTG CATTTCTCTTGACTACTGTTCATGGAAATAATCCTTCCTGCTCTACCTCTGAATTTACTTATGAGCAGATCGACAAATGGCTTCAG GCTACGAAAAATTGTTTGGAAACTGTATCAAATACATGGACACCATACCAAAGCGCAAACATTTTTAACCAACTACAAACACTGACTGATATCATCCAGGAGCAACAAAATAAAG AGTTACGAAGGTTACTGCCAGCAAACTGTTCAGCTCCAGCTGTGCCAGAGGATGGAGGCCTGCTGTGTGTATCTGTGAAAAATAAGACCTACTGTAAACCTATGTGCAATGCG GGTTATGATTTCAATTTTCTAAGAAGATCAAGGCTGTTTGAGGAATGCAGTTCTGCCACAAAACACAAATGGACAACACAGTTCATTGGTGGCAACAGGCTGGCTATATGCAACA AGTCCCGCATTGCAGTGTCAGGAGCCCCTTCTGCCTACTTCCCTGAGGGCCAGAACTGTCATAAAACAAAGAGCGATGAACAACTAATGAAGAACATCACAAGCATCTTCCAATCAGAGCTGGTTATGGCAGGCATTACACAACCATTAGAGTCTTCCATTCTTCTCTGTGGCTATAAGAAACACTAG
- the si:ch1073-126c3.2 gene encoding uncharacterized protein si:ch1073-126c3.2 isoform X1, with amino-acid sequence MSRTWKQHCLLFVCCDFSTAFLLTTVHGNNPSCSTSEFTYEQIDKWLQATKNCLETVSNTWTPYQSANIFNQLQTLTDIIQEQQNKELRRLLPANCSAPAVPEDGGLLCVSVKNKTYCKPMCNAGYDFNFLRRSRLFEECSSATKHKWTTQFIGGNRLAICNKSRIAVSGAPSAYFPEGQNCHKTKSDEQLMKNITSIFQSELVMAGITQPLESSILLCGYKKH; translated from the exons ATGAGTAGAACATGGAAGCAGCATTGCTTGCTCTTTG TTTGTTGTGATTTTTCTACAGCATTTCTCTTGACTACTGTTCATGGAAATAATCCTTCCTGCTCTACCTCTGAATTTACTTATGAGCAGATCGACAAATGGCTTCAG GCTACGAAAAATTGTTTGGAAACTGTATCAAATACATGGACACCATACCAAAGCGCAAACATTTTTAACCAACTACAAACACTGACTGATATCATCCAGGAGCAACAAAATAAAG AGTTACGAAGGTTACTGCCAGCAAACTGTTCAGCTCCAGCTGTGCCAGAGGATGGAGGCCTGCTGTGTGTATCTGTGAAAAATAAGACCTACTGTAAACCTATGTGCAATGCG GGTTATGATTTCAATTTTCTAAGAAGATCAAGGCTGTTTGAGGAATGCAGTTCTGCCACAAAACACAAATGGACAACACAGTTCATTGGTGGCAACAGGCTGGCTATATGCAACA AGTCCCGCATTGCAGTGTCAGGAGCCCCTTCTGCCTACTTCCCTGAGGGCCAGAACTGTCATAAAACAAAGAGCGATGAACAACTAATGAAGAACATCACAAGCATCTTCCAATCAGAGCTGGTTATGGCAGGCATTACACAACCATTAGAGTCTTCCATTCTTCTCTGTGGCTATAAGAAACACTAG